TTTCCAAGAACTGCTTCAACTCCCGTTCGCCGGTAATTTTCATGAGAGTACCAATCATGTTAGTTCCAGCTTGACGAATAGGTTCTTGGGACTCACTCAAGAGCTTTACACCAATTGTCATTATATCTTCCACCTCTCTGGATGTTGGACAGGAATCTACTTGGGACAAGCATTTCTGCAAATAATTGGTGGCAGAGATCTTCACTTGTGGAGTTTTGTGGGTCATGGCTGTGAGTGTACCTTCCAACATGTCACCCAAGGAAGTCGAGTGGAATACAGCTACAAGGGCGTTTGTTAAGGCATCGGCCACTGAAGgcttcttctctttggttCTTTCAAGCATAGGCACAAGAACAATAGGGTAATACCTGTGGAAGTTTTTCCTTAAACCGTTTGCAACTATTTCAACACAATTGGCTGCCAATTGCACCACTTGGATGTTGGCATCTCTCATACATTTGGAGAATATCCTCATTATCTCCGTATAGTCATCTTTGGGAgtcaacttcaccaccttcgATAACACACCATGGACATCTTCCAACACTGCTTTTCTCTCCTTCCAAATAGGATCGTTGATACGGGCTTGGAAATCCTCTGGTAGTTTGCTTAACACTACCATTGGCTGGACTAAATCAAACGGATCCACCTGAGTAGCCACTTGGGTCGCAGCAACGCTTTCTCCAAAGGTGTCATCTTCCACACTCATTTCTTCTGCCACTCGTCCCTGCTCCACCTGGGCTCTCGTAAGAGTCTTCTGTTGCGGTATGTCGTTAGCAACCAGTTCGAACGCGGTAGTTAATTCCTTCTGCTGAACGGGcttcaagtcatcaaacaaaatctttCGTAAATTGTCTTTCATCCACTTGTATAATTCCACTGTCAAGACCTTGGTTTCCTCTCTGACATTTCTATCGTTATGGGCGAAAAGCTTGGGCAAAGTCTCAATGATTGGTCCTGGTGAAATAATTGTACAACCAAAGGcatcaatgatttgatacAACGCATTCACGCACCCAGCCACCAACTTCGGAAGCCGGTGCTTTGTGAATGGCAATATGGCCTCTACCACACCATTGGGAGAGTCCAGGATCTCAACACACTTCAACAAGCAGGTAGTTGATTTGGCTTTAGTGCCTGCtctagaagaagataacCCTTTTTCACACAACGCCGGGACAATGCCGACGTTCTTCAAGCGATTGAGTGTTTTTGGAGTGGCCCCAAgatccaagtacttggagaacaTCAATATCCCCGTTTCTTGTGCCACCACGTTCAGATCAGTGACAATGGTTTTGAGAAGCTCGGGTTGGTTATTAAACATCAAAAAGCATTCGTCGTCCTCATTCCGAGAGTTATCAAACTGCTTGGTATAGTCTTCATAAGCAGACTGCCGGGCCTTCCACAGCTTGTGCACAAGCCGTTCCTCTAAGGGAATGGTTCTAATATCTGGTTCTTCAGACATTCTTGTCAAGTATGTTTGTAAACAAACAACACCGCGCACTGGCAGAAAATGTCTAGTAAAGAGGCATCGTTTCTATGCATGTATTTAGTACAAATGAAAAAGCGCTTTGGATGGCGACAGATGAGGGTCAGAACTTCCTGTTATATCCGACGGTCGGAGTCCAAGATCCCAGAGCTTACTCTATGGTCTTAGTGTATTTAGCCTTTATGTCTTCGTATGgcttcaaattggtgaatCCCCACTCTTCTTCACCCGGTCTAGTCTCGTAGTACTTCTGGATGTTCACACCATGGTAAGGGTGGTACACAAAGTTAAACCATGGCAAAATGGCCATAGTAGCAAATGAATACTGGGAGTTTCTGTTGGCAATATCTTTTAATCTGTCATCCAACACTGATTCGTTTTCATGGTATGGCAATTTTTCTTGTGACAAgagcttcttgatctcGTATCTATCCTTCTTAACCTCTCTGGCGTTTTCTTCCCATCCCAAGAATCTCTTGGAAGATCTGACATACGATAAATAGAATCCACCCACAACTCCCAATAAGGTGGCGGCTCTCAAAGCTCCGCCGGGAACTTTCTGTGGAGCCTTGAACGCACCAGCACTTGGTTCGAATCTTTCCCAAAGTTGTAAAGATATTGGAaaagctgctgctgttgctcCCCAAACAGCATAGTCTGAGGGTCTGAAATATTTGACGACCCGGTTGAAGTGGGGGTCGACATCGATGACTTCATAGTCGGCTTG
Above is a window of Yamadazyma tenuis chromosome 1, complete sequence DNA encoding:
- a CDS encoding uncharacterized protein (EggNog:ENOG503NWB0; BUSCO:EOG09260GR8; COG:Z), whose product is MSEEPDIRTIPLEERLVHKSWKARQSAYEDYTKQFDNSRNEDDECFLMFNNQPELLKTIVTDSNVVAQETGILMFSKYLDLGATPKTLNRLKNVGIVPALCEKGLSSSRAGTKAKSTTCLLKCVEISDSPNGVVEAILPFTKHRLPKLVAGCVNALYQIIDAFGCTIISPGPIIETLPKLFAHNDRNVREETKVLTVELYKWMKDNLRKILFDDLKPVQQKELTTAFESVANDIPQQKTLTRAQVEQGRVAEEMSVEDDTFGESVAATQVATQVDPFDLVQPMVVLSKLPEDFQARINDPIWKERKAVLEDVHGVLSKVVKLTPKDDYTEIMRIFSKCMRDANIQVVQLAANCVEIVANGLRKNFHRYYPIVLVPMLERTKEKKPSVADALTNALVAVFHSTSLGDMLEGTLTAMTHKTPQVKISATNYLQKCLSQVDSCPTSREVEDIMTIGVKLLSESQEPIRQAGTNMIGTLMKITGERELKQFLEKVDENRKTKIFNVYETVEVNFNGSNKAAKPRSATAPNSVPSGIRRSNFAPPTSTVPSKRLATSPAKRVDQVPKASSYGRGLTGRSLTSNVSASIPRLSPSISRHDSMEVDSEDMNELRALREEQKQWIQSGDRHKATTEGLRMENISLKESVNEFKTLLESAERNNHVANTSLKQKDMEIARLNNDIEGLKLKVKDLENSIDMMKLQQKPTIQSSEAYPGLYNISPYKSRLYEESGQRSTSGDLSSRVNRLSIDGEGQKENVEQDRTSPPKRYDSFSGSFALEDREKDWTSAADITNQLKERIKKMKARTSIASNTHV
- a CDS encoding uncharacterized protein (COG:S; EggNog:ENOG503P2CU) — protein: MSYNKQYEPVRADPPQADYEVIDVDPHFNRVVKYFRPSDYAVWGATAAAFPISLQLWERFEPSAGAFKAPQKVPGGALRAATLLGVVGGFYLSYVRSSKRFLGWEENAREVKKDRYEIKKLLSQEKLPYHENESVLDDRLKDIANRNSQYSFATMAILPWFNFVYHPYHGVNIQKYYETRPGEEEWGFTNLKPYEDIKAKYTKTIE